One Anguilla rostrata isolate EN2019 chromosome 15, ASM1855537v3, whole genome shotgun sequence genomic window, CCAAGCAGAGTGCAcggaggtatggctgctgacCATATGGCAGCTCAATGGTTTTGGCATCATCAAACTAAAACAGACCAGATCCATCTGAACTTTAAATTTCAGTACAGTACAAGTGCCCTAATACTATCAGGTAAGTACAATCAGTCATAGATGCCCTTGATGATTAGAAATCATTTGGACACCATGTTAACAATATAATTTAGAattatcatttttcattaattatttttaattttcatttgagCGCCTTGGTAAAAAAGTAGCTTTTATGCTCATCCAAGCCAAAGTGTTTAGAAACACGATGTAGCACAATGAAACACTGGCTGGTAAAACAGTGTTTATGCCTGCTGACACAACTTACGCAATCAGTTGTGTCAGCAGGGATAAAATAGTACATAAGTAgcattattaacattttaacatttattttaactttgttgatcatttatttaatgtagtACTACAAGGGgtcttcatttcttttctttttttaaataaaaaatgagtaaaGAGTAAAAATGTGAGATAGCAGAAAAGTGCCCATCAGTCTTTTGAgcaatgttttgcatttgtagaAATGAAATGGCCAAGACTTACGCCGTCCTATAGTGATGAAAGCTGCGACTGAAACAGCCACCAAGACAAGCACAGCCACAACAACTATCCAGTTTGTTGTCATGGGGTCAGGGTCAGAAACATTTCCCTCACCTAAAGGAACACAGTGGAGGAAAAGCAAAGCATTATTGGCAAAAAATGCTTCTGcaggtttttatattattacttctttttttttaaatattaaatatgtttaatacaatacataaaaatgtaatgtaatgtaaatatattgtattttaaaaaaatatattattttgtttatatgtttGACCTTACtgtctgacctagcctatgcttattgtgtgaactggacttaatgtgtttatggctatgaataactgttacataatgagtattgtaccttatcggacctgtgttttgtagttgttccaatgatcttcggtatgcacttattgtacatcgctttggataaaagcgtctgccaaataaatgtaatctaatgtataATTTAGTATAATTCTATTGTATAGCGTACATTTCCTTTAATGTAGATTCTCTGTTAGGCTGTGTATAGTGTACACTTTGCCCAGTGTAATCGCTCTGTTAAGCTGTGTATAGTGTACACTTTCCCCAGTGTAATCACTCTGTTAGGCTGTGTATAATGTACATTTTGCTCAGTGTAATCACTCTGTTAGGCTGTGTATAGTGTACACTTTGCTCAGTGTAATCGCTCTGTTAGgctgtgtatagtgtatacTTTGCCCAGTGTAATCGCTCTGTTAGGCTGTGTATAGTGTACACTTTGCTCAGTGTAATCGCTCTGTTAGGCTGTGTATAGTGTACACCTTACTCAGTGTAATCGCTCTGTTAGGCTGTGTATAGTGTACACTTTGCTCAGTGTAATCGCTCTGTTAGgctgtgtatagtgtatacTTTGCCCAGTGTAATCGCTCTGTTAGGCTGTGTATAGTGTACACTTTGCTCAGTGTAATCGCTCTGTTAGGCTGTGTATAGTGTACACTTTGCTCAGTGTAATCGCTCTGTTAGGCTGTGTATAGTGTACACTTTGCTCAGTGTAATCGCTCTGTTAGGCTGTGTATAGTGTACACTTTGCTCAGTGTAATCGCTCTGTTAGGCTGTGTATAGTGTACACTTTGCTCAGTGTAATCGCTCTGTTAGGCTGTGTATAGTGTACACTTTGCTCAGTGTAATTGCTCTGTAAGGGTGTGCTTGCAGCAAGTGTTCCTGGCGCAGTGACTCACAGCCCTGGATGGTGACAGATGTGTTAAGCGTCTCTTGCAGGGCGGGGTTAGTAACGAAGCAGGTGAAGGTCTGACCCTCTGAGGCgttcagcagcacagtcaggTGCACTATGAAGGTCCCATTGCGCGGGTCGGGCTTCACGGTGCGTTCCACTTCTTGTGAGTGGAGCAGAGTGTGGTTTTGGAGGCTCCAGTTGACGATGGGCTCGGGGAAGCCACCCTGAGTGTCACATGTCACCTCCACAAGCCCCGCCCGCTGGGTGCACGAGAGGTTAACTGCTGGTTTCTGGTATCTTGCTGGGAGGGAACAAAAGCCAGTAAGTATCAGGATGGGCTTTAGTTCCACTTCAATTCAGTTAGTTGgtcaaatgaactgaaattcaatacatgaattaaaaagtaaaatcaaaAAGGCAATTTTCAGTTCATGAATTGTTTCAATTAGTTTTCTGAATTAACTtaattgaaatggaactgaaattGCCTCCCCAGCCCTGATAAATATGTTTCACTCTGTGCATCTCAAGTAAATATGTTTCTTGCCCCCTCATATTTTTGTCCATCCCCTGCTTTAGTGTTTGATTTTTCCAGTGCTCCACAGCAAATACCCTGAACAATGATCTGCATTGCCCATGGTGTGCCCTATTTGGCATCAAtctaaataaaattgtttatgcgggtaataaagatttatattgaaATCTTACCAGTGACGCGTATAGCTGTCTGGCAGATGAGCTCAAATGATGAAGGATGCTTTTCATATTGTACGACTACTCTCGTTTGGTTGTCCTCAGTTTTCACCGGATCAATCTTAAGTGAAAAATTTCCATGGCGCAACCGGTCAGGGAAAAGGCTGGTTCTGTTTCTGTACAAAGGTGTCTGTAGGTGGTTCTCCACCTTCCCTCCGTTGTACACCAGCATCACTTCTGAATCTTTTTTAGGGCTGAGTGATATAAAATAATCACAAttgtcataaaaatatttggcaCTTAATTATACATCT contains:
- the LOC135240934 gene encoding CD276 antigen-like, with product MHTNCDMELLKVCVVFSLLVGLAMSRGGRAKTDVPVVTAVFGQGVVIPCSTRDPPTRINGSRIYWQGSNPRRSKNPKKDSEVMLVYNGGKVENHLQTPLYRNRTSLFPDRLRHGNFSLKIDPVKTEDNQTRVVVQYEKHPSSFELICQTAIRVTARYQKPAVNLSCTQRAGLVEVTCDTQGGFPEPIVNWSLQNHTLLHSQEVERTVKPDPRNGTFIVHLTVLLNASEGQTFTCFVTNPALQETLNTSVTIQGCEGNVSDPDPMTTNWIVVVAVLVLVAVSVAAFITIGRRYLFTGCQNQAPGDSSVSGTNPETQELQV